ACAGACCTGTCGGCTTCATCAAACACCACATATTCTACAGTGCGCAGCTTAAGGTTCATCTCGACCGCTACGTGCATCAGACGGCCAGGTGTGGCAATGATTCTGCAGGCGAAGGAAGGAGATCAAGGGGTATTTACAGACAAATTCAACAGATACAACATTCAAAATTAAAGAATTCAATTAACCTGCAGCACATAATTTAGTGCAAATCTTTAGCTAAATAGCTGGACAGTGCAGGCTGTCATGTCTTATGTGTTTTCTATGATAAAGAACAAAAGCTTTTTTATTTCCCGTGGAGGGTCATACTCACATGTCTGGGTTTTCATGCAGAGCGGCAAACTGATCTTCCATTCTACAAAGAGAGACAGATTTCAAAGTTTTTTGGACAGCACTGAAACCTCTGATTACATGCGATTATAATAACCATAATTTTTCTCCCTGAAACCTTGCCTGGGAAAATATTCAAAGTCAAAGAAACAGTATAATAATGATCTACTTGGGTGGGATTCAGGATCGCAAAGGGGATTCTTTATACTTACTTGTCTCCACCTAAAATCAGGGCTGTCTTCAGACCGGTGTATTTCCCAAGCTGCCAGAAAAGAATACAAGCAATGAGTACGTCAAATTCAAGAATCAAATTAAGGGGTGGGTGTTGGAGGTTTTACAGGCCTCAGAGAATATGACAGTGCTTGAAGGGATGAAAAAGGCAAtatcaaattaaaatgaaaagggaCAAGATAAAGAACAGCAACGAGCAATGCCAGCAAACAAAGTGCTGTCCAGATGGGAGCTAAATCAAGAAAATACTGCAGGAAACAAGTGGCAGTGAGGTGGCAAATACGGCCtaaaattacattataaaaaGAGGCAGGTAATGGAGCTACTCAGTGGCAAATGTTGGCatcaaatacaattttattgaAATGGATAAACACGACTATTCCAGAAGTTCGCTTACCTCCTTGGTGAATTTTAGAGTCTGCAGGGCGAGCTCTCGAGTGGGTGACAGAATTAAAGCACGGACTCCGGTCTGGGCACTGTGAGCTTTCAGCTTCTCAAACATGGGGATGAGGAAGCAAGCAGTCTTGCCACTGCCCGTCCTAGCCATGGCTACCACATCCTTACCATCTAAAATAACTGGGACCACCTGCAAAACAACAATCAATGAGGATTATGATCAGTTAGCCTTTTTCATTTTACAGAGCATGCCGAAAACCCGAGATACACGATACATTTATGCCAATATGGATATTTCTACGACTGAGACAAGCAGGCGATGTCAGGGATGTCGGTTTTGATTCCTTGTTAGAAAAATAACTGTTTTCCCCACTGTGTGATagctgcacatatatatatatatatatatgacattttaaCTGTTGTAAATAAACAACGACTAATAAAATCACCTTTCTCTGGATGGGAGTAGGAACCTTGTAGCCTTTCTTCATTACTCCCTTAAAGACAGGGTAACTGAGACCTGGGGGGAAATAGTAAAGTGGTGAAACACGGACGCCAAAGAAGCCTCTCACATATCTTTCTAAATACATGAACATGTACCAGTGGATCACTAGCCCATACGATTTGATCTCACATCCAAAACCCCAGAGAATTCATTACACAGTTATGAATAAATTGCTGTAATGatgctgaaaacacattttacggTTATAACTATTTAGGTGATTTATTCCTGCCAACACCCCCTTCAGTGAATAAGCCCATTGCATGGTGGATGCATTACCCATTGACTGGAACCCTccagatttctttttctttttattctgtgCCCGGACCATTTGTCTGGTGTCGTCCAATTCCATATCGGAGTCCCCGTCTGCTGCGGGGAAAGCTGGAAGATGctacaaggagaaaaaaaaaaataataataataaaaaaagatcataGTGTTTTTCTCAGAATGGGATGGGagagatgcttttttttttttttataaattgtctGGAAAGTCAATTAATCTTTAAATAACTGTTGAATACCAACTTCTCCCACCTCGACTTTAGTCTTGGCATAAAGCAATccatagataaaataaattctcaTCACACCTCCAGGACTAGTTCTAATGTTGTCAGTACACCTCTTCGGTACATAGAAGCTAGGTATTTATCAAAACCGAGGTATAAAAGAAGCTTAAAGTTTGGAATTCCTCTTAACCTGGGCATTTATTTTAACTGGAGGCATACTGTGTCCGCTAAAGACAATGTCACAGCGCTGTTCTAACTGCCCAGGAAAAATCTTCTCATTAAGCGAATGACGCTTGGGTACCTGAACCCACGTGTTACTATGATTCCCTGCTGATGAAGTTAAAGCGACCACAATAATTAGGGCTATTACTGCTGCTTTAAAGTTCCACGGTTTTAAAAGCTTCTTTTGCAGCCCGTACTAATTCACAAACAATTGGCACAGTGTACAGATCAGAGCCAGCTACTTCCCTTATCATCCCATTCAAGGAAAACAATGGTAGATAACATtgaatgagaaataaaatttaaaaacctttgcagcaaaaatgtaaaaccataataaaaaatattacattcccTAAATTCTGCACATGGTAATCTTATTTggggttgtgttttttttgtgattttacatttttttttgtttacaaaggCTACATGGAAGCACACCaccttttttaattataacaaaTAATGGAATGATGATGGAACGATCCTGCcaattacataatttaattgGTTTCTATAGCGATAAGGCACCATCcaaacatctatttttttttttttttttttttgtaagtaacACACACTGTACTGTTCTGATCACTCATAATACCGGAATCTTATTTTGGTTCCTTCTGTAAATGAAGTGCACATGAGCAGTGGGTTTTGCTCCATTATACCTATGAACATGTAGATACGCAGTACGCGTCACAGATTTCTCATATCCCATGTAAACTGTGCTATCTTCTGCCTCATATGCTTTAAAGTTCAGCATGATGCTGCCTTCTGAAGGTTTCTGATACTGTCTACAAAAAGTTGTTGTTTTGTCCCAGTTTCATAACCCAATTGTTTTAATCCGGGTGCAGAGTTTGTCGGGTAAGTGTTATTAAAAGACTCTGTACATATTAAGTGTTCTTAACTAATAATGTTCCTGACCTGATCGACTGGTCAGGCACTTGACGGGTTCAAGAACATGTCATAGAAAGTAAATGTGACTTTAACTGCTAGACAAGAGGGACACCAAAGCAAAGAAGAGTGATTCTAGTTGAAAACCGAATGTCacacatgtgaaatgtataagGTGAAGGTAAACCGGATGTCACATGTGAAATGTACATGTGTCCTATAAACGATGGGTAATATGGTACAATAATCAGATCGATAACATGTTACAGCTTATCCCCGGAGTTATCATTTACCACTTGATCGACTTCTGGTACCCCAGCCTGTACATCGAACTCTCCAGTGTCACTGTCATCTCCTTCTTGGTGTTTAGAAGGCTTCCGTCCCCGAGATCCCTTGCGTTTCTTCTGAGCCATTCCTATTTAGAGACACAATTGTTTTGATTAACTCTCCATGAAGATTTATTTAACTTAGGTCCCTGTAACATGCCTTTGAAAAAGGTCCGAAGGGGCCAGTGTCACGCCAAAAACAAGATATACAGAAATACAACCCCCAGTTCTCGTACAGACCTCAAGTTTCTCCGGTACACACGTGTTTCTAGCTAGCCCGGAAGTGATAACGCGCAACTTCCTGGACTGTACCACTTAGCGCCTTCAAATGAAGGGGTCAGTTGATTTCCGATTCTTATTTTAACTGTCATCTGCAGTTATTATAACCAACTACTAGAACCGAGCGGTAAGATTAAATTGGTGTGACAGGCGTTACCCGGCTCCAATGTGCCTTCATATGGAAAGAGATGAAAACCACACATCCCCGCTCGTAAGGTTTGGGTAAGTCCtcgctgtttgtttttattgccaTGGAAGCTGAGACTGGGGAGAGATCTGTGAGTTCAATATTATTCGTTTTCATTTCTGTGTTATTGGTTATTAAATCAGAGTCCATAgtgtattatattaatattcattGAGGAATTCCTGTTAATAACTGTGCCGGTTTATTTAAGTGtataatggaaacatagaattggatcacagataagaaccattcgacccATCCGGTCTGCCCATATTTCCCTAGTAAAACATGATAATAGTTGTTATGTAATTACACCTATGGTGCATCTCCCTATCCTGTACCAGTTTACTAAACTGTTCTAAATGGTGAAACCACTAATGTgttgggttgtccttaaactgGCTttagacattaaactgtccgaGGGAGCTATGCCAAAGAAcagtgcatattaaagtacttcaaCTTGCATTATTGAGAAAGAAAGCAATAGGTTAATAAAGTACTTACCTtgggaagaagctgcagctccctgccCCCTCtgcctgccactgattggctcaaTGCTGcatgaaatcaataggagcccCTTCTCCATATGTATGTTAGGGGTTTCCTTAGACCCCCAAGCCAGTGATGGGGCTCACGTGTATACTTTTGCCATGGGGACACTATTAATATCACGTATCGTATGCATTAACgcacatatgatggctggagtgtccctttaacgctGCGCTGCGGTATGCCTTCTGCAGCATAACATTTCtttagtataaatatatttacacacatacaggttttattcactaagatAGGAATTTGCAGGTGAGGTTTACTGAGTTGAAATGTGGTCTGGCCAAGGGGGCTATGAGGCCAGTGGTTTTAATTGTAACtcattcatgaaattaaaggtcATCTACATTTAGACATTTCTTGTGTGTCGGTGAGCggattatatgtgtatattcgGTGCGTTGCTTGCAGTCCTATAACGCATAGAATGGTTAGAGTTGAGCAACTTGTGAAATCTCTGCTTCAGTTTGTTTTGCCGAGGACGATGATAAGACACTTTTTGGTTTCCTCGATACGAAGAGCCGCAAGTTGGTCCATGCActatttaatgtgttttcttGCAATAAGTCAGTAATTTCGACATTCCGTACCCAATTGTCCCGTCTTCTCCTCCAGATGTGATTGCTGCAGGCATGTCTCTTGATCTCTCCATCACTGGACATCGCACTTCTCTTCCTCAGTGCAAGAGCCGCAGCGCTTACCGCTTCAAAGCTGCAAACTCCTACGTTGATGAGTCTTTGTTTAGTAACTCCCCGGGAAGAGTGGATACTGCGCTCCAGTGGAGTCCCGCTACCCCAAGTCAGGTTCCACGTGTGTGGAATCCAGAAGAGACCAAGGacatcaaaagcaacagcagCTGCAAGAGTAACCGTACCCCAACTGGAACCCCAAGGAAACAAATTCAATACAGGTAGCAATCCTTGCCAGTACAATAAAGCGTTCTGTTCATGCTTTTGTTACACAGGGTTGTTTTTCATTAGGTTGGGAGGAATATTTCACTCTTTGTTCATTCTTTTGATAAAGCATAGTTAACTCGGTTCgtttggtatgttttttttcttggcaccatggcaaccaatggggTGGTCCAGTCAGTGAGGAAATCTCATTAGTTGCTGTGGCGATAAAACCACTTAACGAGAGGTCActttatgtatgtttaaagCTATGCGGGTAAAGCTGCTCGGATGCTATCAAAATAGTTCGATAGACCTTTGATAGAACCTTCAACAGTTAAAGTATAATTATCAGATTATGATAAGATTAACACAAACaaatctccctttttttttcttttctcattgaCTGTGTAAAGGGTAAAAACCCGATCTCCTTCTTATTGTGACGAGTCTTTGTTTGGTAAGAAGTTAGAGGATTGTGGATGGGAAGCACCAtgggtgaagaaagaagacactgtTAGACTGCGACCTCTTCTCTGGTGTCCTACTCCTGTTTTACGTCCACAGACAGCCAAACCAGGCAATAACAAATCAGCAGTCCGGGCTGTGCACCCCCCTGACGCCTCAGAAAATATCCTGGGTGCTTACAAGGGCCAAAGGAACTTCTGGAAGCTCCCGGATAATGACTCCGACTCTGGTGGGGTTTCTCCATCTGTGACAAGACCCGGCTGGAGTTCTTCAAGGAAAGACAGTGCTCGATCATCAAGCTGGTCTGGGAGAGTGACTGTCAGAAAAGGTTCAGGAACACTGACTGAAAGACCACCATGGAAATGATGAGCAGTGCCTAAAATGTGCTTAAAGCagacattatacattttacagttctttGCTATAAATAAACCCATCTAATGTTGTTGATAGacaaaaataattcatatatatgGGTTACAAACATGTCTTATGTTTGTGCCATTGCAGCAGTCATTTTAACTTCTTGTTCTCCGGCAGCATGATTGTTCTTCCCATTAAAGTTCTCTCCCCCCTATTGTTAACATGCTGATAATCCGAAACTCAGTacaccatcatttttttttttaaagtagttaATGTGttacttttcattaaaaaaaatacaaggacTGATATATTTGATGTGCTCTTTGGCAAAGTCTATACAACAATATTTTCCCTATTGACTACAGTCACAAATATGCCATGTGGGTAAATAAAGCAGGGGACCAAGACATGATTTAACTGATGCTTACGCAAATAACAGTGCCATGAAGGGAATACAGCACGGTTGTAATAATATATGCAGATAGTTATTTAGGATTTTTGGAATAATAGAGAGGTTATCATCCCTTTTGCATTTAACGAGTTAAAAGGTTTTTATCGTAACATTTATTACCTTCTTGTTTTATGACGTAGTTGTGCTTGTGCCTTTAACATAATGGCAATTCCTTTGGAGGAATTTGGGCTACCTGATTGTaccttttggggtttatttactaaaggaagAGTTCTCATCTGAGTTGGGGTCGTAACTTGCATTATACCGAATCGGCTCAGTCTTTTTTGCCAGAGGAACCTGGCAACATTGGCCATtcttaatgaatagtgaagttgAGGCATTATAACAACAGCTgtccgtttagtgaataaacccctgtgGAAGACTGCTTTGTTTCCAGGGGTGTGCGTGTTTGTGAGAATAAATATTCTAATCGAGAATTGATCATTTATTGGTTTGAGAGGACCTCCGCGGAAAAGCATGAGGGCGCGGATGGTTTATTCGGTGATTGCCACGTTAAAACTGTATTTCCTATGCTGTACTGCATTTTAAGGAACGTGTGATATGAGGAACCATTGCTCAAAAAACTGCAATGACAGCAAACATAGTATAAGTGAAAGTTAACAATTAGTGCTGATTTGTTATCTATTATCATCATCTATTTTGTATAGTTACTAAGCCTAACGTAGGCCATGATGATGGAAAAGTGAAATGTATTCACAGCAGAGACTCAATGTCTTTCGTAGTCTCAAGATCCACCAACATTTTGGAGTATGttaaatatggtaacataaatgtaattgtgCCTTGAGTAGAGAATGTGATATAAAAGTGTACTTTCAATTCTACCAACCTAATTCTGCTGCTTTCATTCCAGCTTTTCTGTTCACACCTGTACTGTTTTTgagttgtgtatttttttgtgatttttcatTGCTAATGTTTTGGAGTGAAATAATGACCACAGCGGGTGATTGCTTCTGATGAGCACTGCTGCAACCGATTTGTATtcacataaataaatcaatattttacataaatcacGTGTCACTGCTCAAAGGTACTCTAATTAAACTGCTATGATACATGAGAAAGGGATAGGTACCTACTGATGCAGTAAGTACCCACTGATGGAGTAAGCTTCAAGAACAACTGAATTGTAGCAACATCTGTACATTTGATAGATGTATCTGACATAGGACAATCAATGTTGTCCCCTGCTTTATCCCGTGACTTGTGACATTTTACAAGTTTTCATGACAGAGGTAGGTGAAGAGGGTAAGGTGGAAACAAGCCAAAGTATAGCCCAGAAGGATACATGTCCATGATGTCTATCTCTGCAAGTTGCATGAGTCAGAGCCAAGGTAAGTCAGGAATCTCGGCCCCAGAGTGCTCCGACCCTGCTTAATTGAGTTCCGTTCATTTTACCACTCTTTACTCTTACTCTTTACTCCTCTTAAGAGATATACTGGGCTCTTTCTCTTCTAGAATAGGGCTTGTAGCGAGGGCAGTAAATGGTGATGCAGCTTTGGCTATATGCCCGATCATGCCAGGTGAGCTTTTGTTGCATTAATGGCTGAATTAACCCTGCATAATGCAATGTTAAAAATCACAAGGTATTTAAAAAGCCTTAATGTACCTGGCAGCCCTTCTTACAGGTTAGGCCCATCTGCTCTATTTAACTCTGTTGTAATGTTAGGGAGTTAAAATGTTAAGCTCACCTGCAAACACATTTTCCAGTTT
The DNA window shown above is from Spea bombifrons isolate aSpeBom1 chromosome 1, aSpeBom1.2.pri, whole genome shotgun sequence and carries:
- the RITA1 gene encoding RBPJ-interacting and tubulin-associated protein 1; the protein is MSLDLSITGHRTSLPQCKSRSAYRFKAANSYVDESLFSNSPGRVDTALQWSPATPSQVPRVWNPEETKDIKSNSSCKSNRTPTGTPRKQIQYRVKTRSPSYCDESLFGKKLEDCGWEAPWVKKEDTVRLRPLLWCPTPVLRPQTAKPGNNKSAVRAVHPPDASENILGAYKGQRNFWKLPDNDSDSGGVSPSVTRPGWSSSRKDSARSSSWSGRVTVRKGSGTLTERPPWK